Proteins encoded together in one Ipomoea triloba cultivar NCNSP0323 chromosome 4, ASM357664v1 window:
- the LOC116017855 gene encoding uncharacterized protein LOC116017855: MASSLGAPAFAYTVVYCNDVAKSADFYAKAFGYNVRRLEHNRKWAELESGSTTIAFTPIHQRETDGLTGQVETAQSRAERHPIELCFDYADVDAAFKRAVENGAVPVNPPEDKTWGQRVGYVRDIDGNVVRMGSHVNEPKR; this comes from the exons ATGGCATCAAGCCTGGGCGCTCCGGCGTTTGCATATACGGTGGTTTACTGTAACGACGTTGCCAAATCCGCGGATTTTTACGCCAAGGCCTTCGGCTACAACGTCCGCCGCTTGGAACACAACCGCAA ATGGGCGGAGCTAGAGAGTGGGTCGACGACGATAGCGTTCACGCCGATTCACCAACGCGAGACGGATGGGCTAACCGGTCAGGTCGAAACAGCGCAATCCCGGGCCGAAAGACACCCGATTGAGCTTTGCTTCGATTATGCAGATGTTGATGCAGCTTTCAAG AGAGCGGTGGAGAATGGAGCAGTGCCGGTAAACCCACCGGAGGACAAAACATGGGGGCAAAGAGTGGGATACGTGCGAGATATTGATGGTAACGTCGTCAGGATGGGGAGCCATGTAAATGAACCAAAACGttaa
- the LOC116016598 gene encoding uncharacterized protein LOC116016598 — protein sequence MEDSVSNPSSRRNSGTNCAMISSNPSKRHAIASGSKSFAHQSLKRISLLDCGKVGRGAGGQIALFLLKVAALESVRRISKSKCPPVWSGLQALQVVCYPPFKWISRWNPFGMLVKGMQMLSRPLLVLSIATAFSDNPECSDSTTESNEVSQEHIDPHDVSEFEPELSSAQSTTTLRVEDDPQQSVLPANWLPRLYKELENQGITLTDRINEEELHRFYTAADGDFLRLLSSVKKTIHWRETYRILSGQELEMWTSMVFWHGFDTKQHPILIVRLGLACSSLPFSDRPRFGQAVVSQVYHGTMHLADRENPQITVLVDCEGLSPLRLPMQMIRTCCTLLQNHFPNALGCLFVIRLPSIARVVAQTFVQVFKPVTRQKLRFLGDTYKNVLSECIETLPSYLGGSCTCLRCDIHKMRDDLYIHEDMPETGADSKHDDDLPSALSGEQTYAPYGARSLDEMLRMAILGVLILWVLFAFIAGIYDP from the exons ATGGAAGATTCAGTATCTAATCCTTCCTCAAGGAGAAATTCTGGCACAAACTGTGCCATGATTAGTAGCAATCCATCAAAAAGGCATGCCATTGCTTCTGGTTCAAAATCTTTTGCACATCAATCTTTAAAGCGAATATCTTTGCTGGACTGTGGAAAAGTGGGAAGAGGAGCTGGTGGTCAGATAGCATTGTTCTTATTGAAAGTTGCTGCCTTGGAGAGTGTCAGGAGGATCTCAAAGTCAAAATGTCCACCTGTGTGGTCTGGTCTCCAAGCTTTACAAGTTGTCTGTTATCCCCCATTTAAATGGATCTCGAGGTGGAATCCTTTTGGAATGTTGGTTAAAGGCATGCAG ATGTTATCCCGACCACTACTGGTGCTATCTATTGCCACAGCATTCTCCGACAATCCAGAGTGCAGTGATTCCACCACAGAAAGTAATGAAGTTAGTCAGGAGCATATTGATCCTCATGATGTTTCAGAATTTGAGCCTGAGTTATCCTCTGCACAGTCTACCACCACTTTGAG GGTTGAGGATGATCCTCAGCAAAGTGTGCTTCCTGCCAATTGGCTACCTCGGCTTTATAAAGAGCTGGAAAATCAGGGAATTACTTTGACAGATAG AATTAATGAAGAAGAACTCCATAGATTTTATACTGCCGCAGATGGGGATTTTTTACGATTGCTTTCGTCAGTAAAGAAAACAATCCATTGGAGAGAGACTTATAGAATTCTTTCTGGACAAGAGCTTGAGATGTGGACAAGTATGGTATTTTGGCATGGGTTTGACACGAAGCAGCATCCTATCCTTATAGTCCGCCTTGGTTTAGCTTGCAGTAGCTTGCCATTTTCTGACCGACCTCGCTTTGGTCAAGCTGTTG TATCTCAGGTATATCATGGGACCATGCATCTAGCTGACAGGGAAAATCCTCAAATAACTGTCCTGGTGGACTGTGAAGGTTTGTCTCCTTTGAGACTTCCTATGCAGATGATAAGAACCTGTTGTACTCTTCTGCAAAATCACTTTCCAAACGCCCTGGGCTGTTTATTTGTTATACGGCTTCCATCTATTGCTCGAGTTGTTGCACAAACTTTTGTGCAG GTTTTTAAACCTGTCACTCGGCAAAAATTGAGATTCTTAGGAGATACATACAAGAACGTTCTTTCTGAGTGCATAGAGACACTCCCATCGTATCTTGGCGGGTCCTGCACATGCTTGAGATGTGACATTCACAAGATGCGTGACGACTTATATATTCACGAGGACATGCCCGAGACTGGAGCAGATTCAAAACATGACGACGATCTCCCATCAGCTCTTTCAGGTGAACAAACATATGCACCATACGGTGCTAGAAGCCTTGACGAAATGTTACGAATGGCTATATTGGGCGTCCTTATACTCTGGGTATTATTTGCTTTTATTGCTGGAATTTACGATCCATAA
- the LOC116017286 gene encoding uncharacterized protein LOC116017286 yields the protein MSFKTKTLMDRLPILWRSSLASAFRTALACSIVGVATLFGPEALKRQIAFPAFSYFNVIVIMTDTTLGDALRGCCYAIYATCLGACPAILSLWLIGPANLTLGTAAGAVAITAFIVVLPENTHVIAKRIALGQTVLAYTIAYVNGAQTEPIMHPLRVATSTAIGVAACVLALLFPYPSLACSEVKHNCHLFAENVSQRLNLLVKAFSAEDNASALSLVSQVKFLNSSGAKLLQNIKSKQESMQWERYPIKFFRPYCKNPGERLQEYETPLSGMEMALVDNNPPQFPVTLLSSSEVKDSLDCLTGHISKQVKGTQFDLATVPESNAENAVKFLQKLQPVTLQDLSSFFFLFSLKLLLIKPSFSPLKDVSSLNDKDGSKEQEERLLNKIYSNLAGQVKKKRFLAALKCALSLGLAVFFGSIYSKPDGFWAGLTVAISYVSAREATFRIANVKAQGTVLGSIYGVLGCFVFAKYKELRFISLIPWFLVCSFLRRSRMYGQAGGISACIGAVLILGRRGFGPPSEFAMARITQTFIGLACSIVVELLFRPTRASSLAKIQLSKSLQLLNQCIISIDYSSNSKLEETQKILKLHVNQLGKYIGEAEVEPNFWFLPFHSDCYGKLMGSLSNVVEYLHFVAQALRFLEQESATRPLWKESLMSRLDSDHLSLFRDYVGPSIKSYEEIISLVGSVSVLDKEFEKKKSSIDPELGKLPTSNNITGLSDEEIENKLKSFLEDSRQFVDEKDEDEDEEEEEEEDNGEVMNSQVALSLSALAFCMRGIVRETKEIDKAIKELVQWENPSSPVNLHEISCKIRALAHTVIN from the exons ATGAGCTTTAAAACAAAAACTCTAATGGATCGGCTTCCCATTTTGTGGCGTAGCTCTCTCGCCTCCGCTTTTCGGACCGCCTTGGCGTGCTCTATAGTGGGCGTCGCCACCCTTTTCGGCCCGGAGGCGCTCAAGCGCCAAATAGCGTTTCCCGCTTTTTCTTACTTCAACGTTATTGTTATTATGACGGACACCACCTTGGGCGACGCCTTGCGTGGCTGCTGCTACGCTATCTACGCCACTTGCCTAGGCGCGTGCCCCGCTATTCTTAGCCTGTGGCTGATTGGCCCGGCCAACCTCACCCTCGGCACCGCCGCTGGGGCCGTGGCTATCACCGCCTTCATTGTCGTGCTGCCCGAAAACACCCACGTCATAGCCAAGCGCATCGCGCTCGGCCAGACGGTTCTTGCCTACACTATAGCCTACGTGAATGGGGCCCAGACCGAGCCGATCATGCACCCACTCCGCGTCGCCACCAGCACCGCCATTGGCGTCGCAGCTTGTGTCCTGGCTTTGCTGTTTCCCTACCCTAGCCTAGCTTGTTCTGAG gtgaAACACAACTGCCACCTCTTCGCCGAGAATGTTTCTCAGAGATTAAACCTACTGGTGAAAGCATTTTCTGCAGAAGATAACGCGTCTGCACTATCATTGGTTTCTCAAGTCAAGTTTTTAAATTCTAGCGGAGCTAAACTTTTGCAGAATATTAAATCCAAGCAA GAAAGCATGCAGTGGGAACGGTATCCGATTAAGTTTTTCCGACCGTATTGCAAGAACCCCGGGGAGAGGCTGCAAGAATACGAAACACCATTAAGTGGGATGGAAATGGCTTTAGTTGATAATAATCCTCCACAATTCCCAGTAACTTTGTTGAGCTCATCAGAGGTGAAAGACAGCCTGGATTGTCTTACAGGCCACATTTCAAAGCAAGTCAAAGGCACGCAGTTTGACTTAGCCACTGTCCCTGAATCAAACGCAGAAAATGCGGTTAAGTTTCTTCAAAAACTTCAACCTGTTACCCTACAAGATTtatcctccttcttcttcttgttttccTTGAAACTTCTATTGATCAAGCCCTCTTTTTCACCTCTTAAAGATGTATCGTCGTTGAATGATAAGGATGGGTCGAAGGAACAAGAAGAGCGGTTGTTGAATAAGATTTACAGTAACTTGGCCggtcaagtaaaaaaaaaaaggtttttggCAGCCTTAAAATGCGCACTCTCACTTGGCCTTGCTGTGTTTTTTGGGTCTATTTACAGCAAGCCAGATGGGTTCTGGGCAGGGCTGACGGTTGCCATAAGCTATGTCTCGGCAAGAGAAGCAACTTTTAGAATTGCCAACGTTAAGGCTCAGGGGACAGTACTGGGATCGATCTATGGAGTGTTGGGATGTTTCGTTTTCGCTAAATACAAGGAGCTCCGGTTCATTTCTCTCATTCCTTGGTTCCTAGTATGCAGTTTTCTACGGCGCAGCCGAATGTACGGTCAAGCTGGAGGGATCTCAGCCTGTATAGGGGCGGTGCTAATTCTGGGTAGAAGAGGATTTGGGCCGCCAAGTGAATTCGCCATGGCAAGAATCACGCAGACCTTTATAGGGCTGGCATGTTCCATTGTGGTAGAGCTTCTTTTCCGGCCTACAAGAGCTTCATCCCTGGCTAAAATCCAGCTTTCCAAAAGCCTACAACTCTTGAACCAGTGCATCATCTCAATAGATTATTCAAGCAACTCCAAGCTGGAGGAGAcccagaaaattttaaaattacatgtCAATCAGCTGGGGAAATATATTGGGGAAGCTGAGGTGGAGCCCAATTTCTGGTTCCTGCCTTTCCATAGTGATTGCTATGGTAAGCTCATGGGTTCCTTGTCAAATGTTGTTGAATATCTACACTTTGTGGCCCAAGCGCTGAGATTCTTGGAACAAGAATCTGCCACAAGACCTCTCTGGAAAGAATCCCTGATGAGCAGGCTAGATTCTGATCATCTCAGCCTTTTCAGAGATTATGTTGGCCCTTCAATTAAATCCTATGAGGAGATCATCAGTTTGGTGGGATCAGTCTCAgttcttgacaaggaatttgaGAAGAAGAAAAGTTCGATTGACCCAGAACTGGGAAAATTACCAACAAGCAACAACATAACGGGATTAAGCGATGAAGAGATTGAGAACAAACTGAAATCCTTTCTAGAAGATTCCAGACAGTTTGTTGATGagaaagatgaagatgaagatgaagaagaagaagaagaagaagataacgGTGAGGTTATGAACAGCCAAGTGGCGCTGAGTTTAAGTGCCCTGGCGTTTTGCATGAGAGGCATAGTTAGAGAAACGAAAGAAATTGACAAGGCAATTAAAGAACTTGTACAGTGGGAAAATCCCTCCAGCCCTGTAAATTTGCATGAAATTTCATGTAAAATACGTGCTCTTGCACATACAGTAATAAACTGA